Proteins from a single region of Pyrus communis chromosome 6, drPyrComm1.1, whole genome shotgun sequence:
- the LOC137736653 gene encoding eukaryotic translation initiation factor 3 subunit A-like, which translates to MADFADSESGLERVEEICMRKRKLETRLREEEEERLRREAAEWRAKLGEITERQRQRERELEELERLRAEALSRMRRSTETAAAAASPSFSREVCVPRFQQWAGN; encoded by the exons ATGGCAGATTTTGCAGATTCGGAAAGTGGGTTGGAGCGAGTGGAAG AAATCTGCATGAGGAAGAGAAAGCTCGAAACCCGGCTGCGTGAAGAAG AAGAGGAGAGACTAAGGAGAGAAGCAGCTGAATGGAGGGCAAAATTAGGCGAGATTACTGAAAGGCAGAGGCAAAGAGAGAGGGAGCTGGAAGAATTAGAAAGGCTGCGTGCAGAGGCTCTTTCGAGGATGAGAAGATCAACCGAGACTGCAGCAGCTGCTGCTTCACCATCCTTTAGTAGAGAGGTGTGTGTGCCTAGGTTTCAGCAATGGGCCGGGAACTGA